Proteins co-encoded in one Anopheles moucheti chromosome X, idAnoMoucSN_F20_07, whole genome shotgun sequence genomic window:
- the LOC128307068 gene encoding DDB1- and CUL4-associated factor 7 — protein sequence MSGTTGKRKEIYKYLAPWPLYSMNWSVRPDKRFRLALGSFVEEYNNKVQIISLDEDTSEFSAKSTFDHPYPTTKIMWIPDSKGVYPDLLATSGDYLRLWRAGEPDTRLECVLNNNKNSDFCAPLTSFDWNEVDLNLVGTSSIDTTCTIWGLETSQPLGRVNLVSGHVKTQLIAHDKEVYDIAFSRAGGGRDMFASVGADGSVRMFDLRHLEHSTIIYEDPAHTPLLRLAWNKQDPNYLATVAMDSCEVIILDVRVPCTPVARLSNHRACVNGIAWAPHSSCHICTAGDDHQALIWDIQQMPRPIEDPILAYTAAEGEVNQIQWGATQPDWIAICYKTACEILRV from the exons ATGTCCGGTACGACGGGGAAGCGCAAGGAGATCTACAAATATCTCGCACCATGGCCACTCTACTCGATGAACTGGTCCGTGCGGCCGGACAAACGGTTCCGTCTAGCGCTCGGCAGCTTCGTCGAGGAATACAACAACAAGGTGCAGATCATAAGTCTCGACGAGGACACCAGCGAGTTCAGCGCGAAAAG CACATTCGACCATCCGTATCCAACCACCAAGATCATGTGGATACCCGATTCGAAGGGTGTGTATCCGGATTTGCTTGCAACCAGCGGCGACTACTTGCGGCTATGGCGTGCCGGCGAACCCGACACGAGACTCGAGTGCGtgctgaacaacaacaaaaacagtgACTTCTGTGCGCCGCTCACATCCTTCGATTGGAACGAGGTCGATTTGAACCTTGTCGGTACGTCGTCGATCGATACCACCTGCACGATCTGGGGCCTGGAAACGAGTCAACCGCTCGGGCGTGTTAATCTCGTGTCCGGCCACGTCAAGACGCAACTCATCGCACATGACAAGGAGGTGTACGATATAGCATTCTCGCGCGCAGGCGGTGGTCGAGATATGTTTGCCTCGGTCGGTGCGGACGGAAGCGTGAGGATGTTCGATCTGCGCCATCTAGAACACTCGACCATCATCTACGAGGATCCGGCCCACACACCGCTGCTACGGTTGGCGTGGAACAAGCAGGACCCGAACTATCTGGCCACGGTGGCGATGGATAGCTGCGAGGTCATCATACTAGATGTGCGGGTACCGTGCACACCGGTCGCCCGGCTCAGCAATCATCGGGCGTGCGTGAACGGAATTGCCTGGGCACCGCACAGCTCCTGCCACATATGTACGGCGGGCGACGACCACCAGGCGCTGATCTGGGACATACAGCAGATGCCGCGGCCTATCGAAGATCCAATCCTCGCGTACACGGCGGCTGAGGGCGAGGTCAACCAGATACAGTGGGGCGCAACACAACCGGACTGGATCGCCATCTGCTACAAGACAGCTTGCGAGATTTTGCGCGTCTAA